In Cyanobacteriota bacterium, the following proteins share a genomic window:
- a CDS encoding Uma2 family endonuclease, whose translation MGTTLAKWTLQDYHRMIDVGLLDDRRVELLNGEIVEMAPEGEPHAYFSHESAEYLKILLGDRVTIRQGKPITIPASNSEPEPDLAIVQPLGREYLQHHPFPENIFWLIEFAHSSLAQDTDLKRKIYAAANIPEYWVVALKTPQLRVFRDPSHGDYHSEVTLTSGEICPVAFPEVTISVQRLLEG comes from the coding sequence GTGGGCACAACACTTGCCAAGTGGACACTTCAGGATTATCACCGCATGATCGACGTTGGTCTGTTAGATGATCGTCGGGTTGAGTTATTAAACGGAGAGATTGTGGAAATGGCCCCAGAGGGGGAACCCCATGCATATTTCAGCCATGAATCAGCCGAGTATCTAAAAATTCTCCTCGGCGATCGAGTCACCATTCGCCAAGGAAAACCAATCACCATCCCTGCTAGTAATTCTGAACCAGAGCCAGATTTGGCGATCGTGCAACCATTGGGACGAGAATACCTTCAACACCATCCCTTTCCTGAAAATATTTTTTGGCTGATTGAGTTTGCCCACAGCAGCTTGGCGCAGGATACCGACCTAAAGCGTAAAATCTATGCTGCTGCCAATATTCCAGAGTATTGGGTTGTAGCTCTCAAAACACCCCAGCTTCGAGTTTTTCGCGACCCCAGCCATGGTGATTATCATTCAGAGGTCACACTCACCAGCGGTGAAATTTGCCCAGTTGCCTTCCCAGAGGTCACGATTTCAGTCCAACGATTACTAGAGGGCTGA
- a CDS encoding GDP-mannose 4,6-dehydratase → MKTALICGVSGQDGAYLAKLLLDKGYTVYGTSRDAQISSFANLKRLGIYDQLHLMSVALTDFRSVLQALSKVKPDEIYNLAGQSSVGLSFEQPVETLDSIAIGTLNLLEVIRFLGYPVKFYNASSSECFGDIGDQAADETTPFHPRSPYAVAKAAAFWEVANYREAYGLFACSGILFNHESPLRPERFVTKKIIATACRIAAGSNETLRLGNMSIQRDWGWAPDYVEAMYQMLQQDQPDDYVIATGQTSSLEEFVAIAFSEVGLDWRQHVVSDASLYRPTDLAVSRGNPSKAREKLGWQASHTMSSVVRMMVKAEQERSV, encoded by the coding sequence ATGAAAACAGCACTAATCTGTGGAGTATCGGGCCAAGACGGAGCCTATCTAGCGAAGCTCTTGCTGGATAAGGGTTACACCGTCTATGGCACATCTCGAGATGCCCAGATTTCATCCTTTGCCAACCTCAAGCGCCTAGGCATTTATGACCAGTTGCACTTGATGTCAGTCGCCTTAACCGATTTTCGCAGCGTGCTGCAAGCCCTAAGTAAAGTCAAGCCTGATGAGATCTATAACCTAGCAGGGCAAAGCTCAGTAGGGTTGTCATTTGAGCAACCAGTAGAAACTCTAGATAGCATCGCTATTGGCACCTTAAACCTGCTAGAAGTGATTCGATTTTTGGGCTACCCAGTTAAGTTCTATAACGCTAGTTCCAGTGAGTGCTTTGGTGACATTGGCGACCAAGCAGCCGATGAAACGACCCCTTTTCATCCCCGCAGCCCTTACGCAGTTGCCAAGGCAGCAGCTTTCTGGGAAGTTGCCAACTATCGAGAAGCCTATGGATTGTTTGCCTGCTCAGGCATTTTATTTAATCATGAATCCCCATTGCGGCCAGAGCGGTTTGTAACCAAGAAAATCATTGCCACTGCTTGTCGAATTGCGGCAGGTAGCAATGAAACATTACGACTAGGAAATATGTCGATTCAGCGAGATTGGGGGTGGGCACCTGATTATGTGGAGGCAATGTATCAAATGCTACAGCAAGATCAGCCCGATGACTACGTGATCGCAACAGGACAAACCTCTAGCCTGGAGGAATTCGTGGCGATCGCATTTTCAGAAGTTGGGCTAGACTGGCGGCAACATGTCGTATCAGATGCAAGTCTGTATCGACCGACCGACTTAGCAGTCAGCCGGGGAAACCCTAGTAAGGCGCGAGAAAAGTTGGGATGGCAAGCAAGCCATACAATGAGCAGCGTGGTTCGTATGATGGTCAAAGCAGAACAAGAGAGGAGTGTGTAG